The following proteins are encoded in a genomic region of Streptomyces lunaelactis:
- a CDS encoding substrate-binding domain-containing protein, producing MGRHSLPDDDMRGGGRSRPRVRRRTVAGATMLVLALAAGTGVAAQSGLLSFADSCKDAAVRLEVVASPDIAPAVRAVADSARQQEVTSDGQCMDVRVTARENYKVAQELAVAGNKPEYEVWLPDSAFWAERTKALGGGVPLTPAGNVAVSPIALATVHAAGTELGWPGKTYTWAELTAAATTTETLRLGAADPARSATGLLALTSVSASTQKSGPDADTKVAATAKALSRRVSPADSQVVRTLARDGSAEDVRDPRRNQAVFLSEQAAYAYNSATSYSTRDLELFYPKDSAPRLDYPYQLVDESELSTDESRAATRFMALLGEPEPRRTLAAHGFRAADEAAAESLVRTAGGRAPQPFTATETAAPLRPDALQETLGLWTITVQSARLTTVVDVSGSMQAPVPGRDAQSRLDVTKASLLQAMEQFTPEDEIGLWEFATGLDGPRDYRKLVATARLGAPGKGGGTHRAQLAEAFKALAPVPEGATGLYDTTLAAYKEAQGSYVKGKFNALVILTDGSNQDRFSITRSALLNQLKKLSDPQRPVPLIAIAVGPDADLREADQIARAAGGAGYQVSDPAEIQAVILKAIMAVGQAGQAAQE from the coding sequence ATGGGACGTCACAGCTTGCCCGACGACGACATGAGGGGCGGAGGCAGGTCCCGTCCGCGCGTGCGCCGTCGTACGGTCGCCGGCGCCACCATGCTCGTTCTCGCCCTGGCGGCGGGCACGGGAGTCGCCGCCCAGAGCGGACTGCTGTCCTTCGCGGACTCCTGCAAGGACGCGGCGGTCCGCCTGGAGGTGGTCGCCTCCCCCGACATCGCACCGGCCGTGCGCGCGGTCGCCGACAGCGCTCGTCAGCAGGAGGTCACCTCCGACGGGCAGTGCATGGATGTACGTGTCACCGCACGCGAGAACTACAAGGTCGCCCAGGAACTGGCCGTCGCCGGCAACAAGCCGGAGTACGAGGTGTGGCTGCCGGACTCGGCCTTCTGGGCCGAGCGCACCAAAGCCCTGGGGGGCGGCGTGCCCCTCACCCCGGCCGGCAATGTCGCGGTGTCCCCGATAGCCCTGGCCACGGTCCACGCGGCGGGCACCGAGCTGGGCTGGCCCGGGAAGACGTACACCTGGGCGGAGTTGACCGCGGCTGCCACCACGACGGAAACGCTGCGCCTCGGCGCCGCCGACCCGGCCCGCAGTGCCACCGGGCTGCTGGCGCTCACCAGTGTCTCCGCGTCCACACAGAAGTCGGGCCCGGACGCCGACACCAAGGTCGCGGCCACCGCCAAGGCGCTGTCGCGGCGGGTGTCCCCGGCCGACTCGCAGGTCGTGCGCACGCTCGCGCGGGACGGCTCCGCCGAGGACGTCCGGGATCCCCGGCGCAACCAGGCCGTGTTCCTCTCCGAGCAGGCCGCCTACGCGTACAACTCCGCCACCTCATACTCCACACGAGACCTCGAGCTCTTCTATCCCAAGGACTCGGCGCCCCGGCTGGACTACCCGTACCAACTGGTCGACGAGTCCGAGCTGAGCACCGACGAGAGCCGGGCCGCGACGCGCTTCATGGCCCTGCTGGGCGAGCCGGAGCCCCGGCGCACCCTGGCCGCGCACGGCTTCCGTGCGGCCGACGAGGCGGCCGCGGAGAGTCTCGTACGCACGGCGGGCGGCCGGGCGCCGCAGCCGTTCACCGCGACCGAAACCGCCGCTCCGCTCCGCCCGGACGCCCTCCAGGAAACGCTCGGCCTGTGGACCATCACCGTGCAGAGCGCCCGCCTCACCACGGTCGTCGATGTCTCGGGATCCATGCAGGCGCCGGTGCCCGGCCGTGACGCGCAGAGCCGGCTCGATGTCACCAAGGCCTCGCTGCTCCAGGCGATGGAACAGTTCACACCCGAGGACGAGATCGGGCTGTGGGAGTTCGCGACCGGCCTGGACGGACCGCGCGACTACCGCAAGCTCGTGGCGACGGCCCGGCTCGGCGCTCCCGGCAAGGGTGGCGGCACCCACCGCGCTCAGCTCGCCGAGGCCTTCAAGGCGCTCGCCCCGGTGCCGGAAGGCGCGACCGGCCTGTACGACACGACGCTGGCGGCCTACAAGGAGGCCCAGGGCAGCTACGTGAAAGGCAAGTTCAACGCCCTGGTCATCCTCACCGACGGTTCCAACCAGGACCGGTTCAGCATCACCCGCAGCGCGCTGCTCAACCAGCTGAAGAAGCTCAGCGACCCGCAGCGCCCGGTACCGCTGATCGCCATCGCCGTCGGCCCCGACGCCGACCTCCGGGAGGCCGACCAGATCGCCAGGGCGGCGGGCGGTGCGGGGTACCAGGTGAGCGACCCCGCCGAGATCCAGGCCGTGATCCTCAAGGCGATCATGGCGGTCGGGCAGGCGGGGCAAGCCGCTCAGGAGTGA
- a CDS encoding FHA domain-containing protein has product MPHGRVYFGQGESPVKLFGKLFGKSAREDGGNARHRAPRHGQGEEQGAERPLFRDEIAGPGGDISGGPGASSVDPAGPGRIGFGEPSTSSTGGGFASDPYATNPHAGQPRQEDPSMALLVCTRCGHRNAEASRFCSNCGAPLRGGVPAERPSETTSTISISGIEAYDAEVTGQTAVPSLSPEAQAAVDALPLGSALLVVRRGPNSGSRFLLDGELTTAGRHPQSDIFLDDVTVSRRHVEFRRGADGGFSVADVGSLNGTYVNRERIDSVLLSNGDEVQIGKYRLVFYASQRGF; this is encoded by the coding sequence CTGCCCCACGGGCGGGTCTATTTCGGTCAAGGGGAATCGCCCGTGAAGTTGTTTGGGAAGTTGTTCGGCAAGAGCGCACGCGAGGACGGCGGCAACGCCAGGCATCGCGCGCCGCGCCATGGCCAGGGGGAGGAGCAGGGTGCCGAGCGTCCGCTCTTCCGGGACGAGATCGCTGGTCCGGGCGGTGACATTTCGGGCGGTCCCGGCGCGTCATCTGTTGACCCTGCCGGTCCGGGCCGCATAGGTTTCGGGGAACCATCAACCTCAAGTACGGGTGGAGGGTTTGCCTCCGACCCGTATGCGACCAATCCCCACGCGGGGCAGCCGCGGCAGGAGGATCCGTCCATGGCCCTGCTGGTTTGTACGAGGTGTGGGCACCGCAATGCCGAGGCCAGTCGTTTCTGCTCCAACTGTGGTGCGCCGCTGCGCGGCGGAGTGCCCGCGGAGCGCCCCTCCGAGACGACCTCGACGATCTCCATCTCCGGCATCGAGGCCTACGACGCGGAGGTGACGGGGCAGACCGCCGTGCCCTCGCTCTCTCCCGAGGCTCAGGCGGCCGTCGACGCGCTGCCGCTCGGCTCGGCGCTCCTGGTGGTGCGCCGCGGTCCGAACTCGGGCAGCCGCTTCCTGCTGGACGGCGAGCTGACCACGGCCGGCCGACACCCGCAGAGCGACATCTTCCTCGACGACGTGACCGTGTCGCGGCGTCATGTGGAGTTCCGCAGGGGCGCGGACGGCGGCTTCAGCGTCGCGGACGTCGGCAGTCTGAACGGTACGTACGTCAACCGTGAGCGGATCGACTCGGTCCTTCTGTCGAACGGTGACGAGGTCCAGATCGGCAAGTACCGGCTGGTCTTCTACGCAAGCCAGCGGGGCTTCTGA
- a CDS encoding bifunctional nuclease family protein, with translation MNELDVVGVRVEMPSNQPIVLLREVGGDRYLPIWIGPGEATAIAFAQQGMAPARPLTHDLFKDVLEAVGQELTEVRITDLREGVFYAELVFASGVEVSARPSDAIALALRTGTPIYGSDGVLDDAGIAIPDEQEDEVEKFREFLDQISPEDFGTNSQ, from the coding sequence GTGAACGAGCTCGACGTTGTGGGTGTCCGGGTTGAAATGCCCTCCAACCAACCGATCGTGCTCCTGCGTGAAGTGGGAGGCGACCGGTACCTCCCCATCTGGATCGGTCCCGGGGAGGCGACCGCCATTGCCTTTGCGCAGCAGGGCATGGCTCCTGCCAGGCCGCTGACCCATGACCTCTTCAAGGATGTGCTGGAAGCGGTGGGCCAGGAGCTCACCGAGGTCCGCATCACTGACCTGCGCGAAGGGGTTTTCTACGCGGAGCTGGTCTTCGCCAGTGGAGTCGAGGTGAGCGCCAGGCCGTCCGACGCCATAGCGCTGGCCCTGCGCACCGGTACGCCGATCTACGGCAGTGACGGGGTGCTGGACGACGCGGGGATCGCCATCCCGGACGAGCAGGAGGACGAGGTGGAGAAGTTCCGCGAGTTCCTCGATCAGATCTCGCCCGAGGACTTCGGCACCAACAGCCAGTGA
- the ftsR gene encoding transcriptional regulator FtsR, which produces MLRTPTGGAGHGTATAGERLMSIGTVLSRLREEFPEVTISKIRFLEAEGLVEPRRTPSGYRKFSPEDVERLAQVLRMQRDHYLPLKVIREHLDALSHGEQAQLPAQGAQRELLDGAWDSDSDRPTAARVGRAELLAAAEVSEEELDEWESYGLVAADADGGYDSESVTVARLVADLGRFGLEPRHLRAMKAAADREAGLVEQVVSPLRRHRNPQTRAHAEATAKELAALSVRLHAALVQTALGVRLQ; this is translated from the coding sequence ATGCTGCGAACACCGACGGGCGGTGCCGGTCACGGCACCGCCACCGCGGGCGAGAGGCTGATGAGCATCGGTACGGTGCTCAGTCGGCTGCGCGAGGAGTTTCCCGAGGTCACGATCTCCAAGATCCGCTTCCTGGAGGCCGAAGGTCTTGTCGAGCCGCGGCGGACGCCGTCCGGATATCGCAAGTTCAGCCCCGAGGACGTGGAGCGGCTGGCTCAGGTGCTGCGGATGCAGCGGGACCACTATCTGCCGCTGAAGGTCATCCGGGAGCATCTCGACGCCCTGAGCCATGGGGAACAGGCGCAGCTGCCCGCACAGGGGGCGCAGCGGGAGCTGCTGGACGGTGCCTGGGACTCCGACTCCGATCGCCCGACCGCTGCCCGGGTGGGCCGGGCGGAGCTCCTCGCCGCCGCCGAGGTGAGCGAGGAGGAGCTGGACGAGTGGGAGTCGTACGGCCTAGTCGCGGCCGACGCGGACGGTGGCTACGACTCGGAGTCGGTGACCGTGGCCAGGCTTGTCGCGGATCTGGGGAGATTCGGCCTCGAGCCGCGGCATCTGCGCGCCATGAAGGCCGCTGCCGATCGTGAGGCCGGGCTGGTCGAGCAGGTGGTATCGCCGCTGCGACGGCACCGCAATCCGCAGACCAGGGCACATGCCGAGGCCACTGCCAAGGAGCTCGCGGCACTCTCCGTACGGCTGCATGCCGCACTGGTGCAGACCGCACTCGGAGTGCGACTCCAGTGA
- a CDS encoding PRC-barrel domain-containing protein: MGGTVQTDIDPRSLIGRKAFDRNGTKIGTVDEVYLDDATGVPEWAAVRTGLFSRDAFVPLEPSEVVNDTLHVPYERSLIKDAPDFGVGRHLSPEQELQLYHHYGLELSDAPETPAPPSPDADSGPGSGAGSGSDRDFGRLAGQED; the protein is encoded by the coding sequence ATTGGAGGGACCGTGCAGACCGATATCGATCCGCGCAGCCTGATCGGCCGCAAGGCGTTCGACCGCAATGGCACCAAGATCGGGACTGTGGACGAGGTGTACCTGGACGACGCCACAGGTGTGCCCGAATGGGCTGCCGTACGCACCGGACTCTTCAGCCGCGACGCCTTTGTCCCGCTGGAGCCCAGCGAGGTCGTCAACGACACCCTCCACGTCCCCTACGAACGCTCGCTGATCAAGGACGCCCCGGACTTCGGAGTCGGCCGCCACCTCTCCCCCGAGCAGGAGCTGCAGCTCTACCACCACTACGGCCTCGAACTCTCCGACGCACCTGAGACTCCTGCGCCGCCCTCCCCCGACGCGGACTCCGGCCCCGGCTCGGGCGCGGGCTCCGGCTCCGACCGGGACTTCGGCCGACTGGCCGGCCAGGAGGACTGA
- a CDS encoding CPBP family intramembrane glutamic endopeptidase — translation MSRRILRSEMLLVLALSLGASGVSALISFVGSLTKPGGLKDQAATLNGSFAPGRPWLDLAWQLFDIATALVPVLLVAHLLMREGAGLRSIGFDRSRPWSDLGRGALVAAVIGSAGLAFYLVARTAGFNLTVVPESLPEVWWKFPVLILSAIQNSVLEEVIVVGYLLRRLGQLGWTPMAALVASSVLRGSYHLYQGVGGFVGNMVMGVVFVLLYRRWGRVGPLVAAHALLDIVAFVGYALLAGRVGWLPTP, via the coding sequence ATGTCGCGACGGATCTTGCGGTCCGAGATGCTGCTCGTACTGGCCCTCTCGCTCGGCGCGAGCGGAGTGTCGGCGCTGATCAGCTTTGTCGGATCGCTGACGAAACCAGGGGGCCTCAAGGACCAGGCGGCGACGCTGAACGGGTCGTTCGCCCCCGGGCGCCCGTGGCTCGATCTCGCCTGGCAGCTCTTCGACATCGCGACGGCGCTGGTGCCCGTCCTGCTCGTCGCGCATCTGCTGATGCGCGAGGGTGCGGGCCTGCGGTCGATCGGTTTCGACCGGAGCAGACCATGGTCCGATCTGGGACGCGGCGCGCTCGTCGCGGCGGTCATCGGCAGCGCCGGGCTGGCCTTCTATCTCGTGGCGCGCACCGCCGGTTTCAACCTCACCGTGGTGCCCGAATCACTGCCCGAGGTGTGGTGGAAATTTCCGGTGCTGATCCTGTCGGCGATCCAGAACTCCGTACTGGAGGAAGTGATCGTCGTCGGGTATCTGCTGCGCAGACTGGGGCAGTTGGGGTGGACGCCGATGGCGGCGCTGGTCGCGAGCTCGGTGCTGCGCGGCTCGTACCACCTCTACCAGGGCGTCGGCGGTTTCGTCGGCAACATGGTGATGGGTGTGGTCTTCGTCCTGCTCTACCGGCGGTGGGGGCGGGTCGGGCCGCTGGTGGCGGCGCATGCGCTGCTCGACATCGTGGCCTTTGTCGGATACGCGCTGCTGGCCGGGAGGGTGGGGTGGCTGCCCACGCCGTGA
- a CDS encoding MerR family transcriptional regulator encodes MRSSGDSTAGGLPGRSLGESVPHPLHDSAGELSTETIGYRGPTACAAAGITYRQLDYWARTGLVEPSVRSAYGSGTQRLYSFRDVVVLKIVKRFLDTGVALQNIRAAVHHLRDRGFRDLERMTLMSDGATVYECSSPDEVVDLLQGGQGIFGIAVGVVWRDVEAALSQLHGERVDTGETLIGNNPADELARRRRDRAV; translated from the coding sequence GTGAGAAGCAGCGGCGACAGTACGGCTGGGGGTCTCCCCGGACGCAGTCTGGGGGAGAGTGTGCCGCATCCGCTTCACGACAGTGCGGGCGAGCTCTCTACGGAGACGATCGGCTACCGCGGGCCGACCGCGTGTGCGGCGGCCGGCATCACCTATCGGCAGCTCGACTACTGGGCGCGTACCGGTCTGGTCGAGCCGAGTGTGCGGTCGGCGTACGGCTCCGGCACCCAGCGGCTCTACAGCTTCCGTGATGTGGTCGTCCTCAAGATCGTCAAGCGTTTCCTGGACACCGGCGTCGCGCTGCAGAACATTCGTGCCGCGGTGCACCATCTGAGGGACCGCGGCTTCAGGGATCTCGAGCGGATGACGCTCATGAGCGACGGCGCGACGGTCTACGAGTGCTCCTCGCCCGACGAGGTCGTCGATCTGCTCCAGGGCGGCCAGGGGATCTTCGGGATCGCCGTGGGTGTGGTGTGGCGGGACGTCGAGGCCGCGCTTTCGCAGCTGCACGGTGAGCGGGTCGACACCGGCGAGACCCTGATCGGGAACAACCCCGCCGACGAACTGGCCAGACGACGGCGCGACCGGGCCGTCTGA
- a CDS encoding glutamate-cysteine ligase family protein: MGEKVVAGGIDLSDRQRYRRKLQQCLAGLGRLLAEKRFDRPKNLMGLEIELNLAGADGMPRMMNKEVLDRIASHDFQTELGMFNLEVNIVPHRLGGRVLDQLAEELRTGLGYAHRKANEVGAGIVMIGILPTLAQQDLVSANLSDVDRYTLLNDQIVAARGEDFTLDISGVERLTCTSASIAPEAACTSVQLHLQVTPGRFADVWNAAQAVAAVQVAVGANSPFLFGRELWRESRPPLFQQATDTRPPELQAQGVRPRTWFGERWVDSAYDLFEENLRYFPALLPICDDEDPLRVIDDGGVPRLQELVLHNGTVYRWNRPVYGIDEGVPHLRVENRVLPAGPTVTDVIANTAFYYGLVRALAEEARPVWTRLPFAAAAENFDTACRHGIDAELRWPRPGRAGGITQVPAVKLVRDELLPLAAAGLDAWNVEPADRDFYLGVIEERCRRRVNGASWQADTYHRALEAGLERDAALAATTRRYCELMHEGEPVHTWPVGFPGAHS; encoded by the coding sequence ATGGGGGAGAAGGTCGTGGCAGGCGGAATCGACCTGTCCGATCGGCAAAGGTACCGGAGAAAGTTGCAGCAGTGTCTCGCGGGACTGGGGAGACTGCTGGCCGAGAAGAGGTTCGACCGGCCCAAGAATCTCATGGGCCTCGAGATCGAACTGAATCTGGCAGGTGCCGACGGGATGCCACGGATGATGAATAAGGAGGTACTCGATCGCATCGCGAGCCATGATTTCCAGACCGAGCTCGGAATGTTCAACCTGGAAGTAAACATCGTTCCGCACCGGTTGGGCGGGCGTGTTCTCGACCAGCTGGCCGAGGAGTTGCGCACCGGCCTCGGCTATGCCCATCGGAAAGCGAACGAAGTCGGCGCGGGGATTGTGATGATCGGAATTCTCCCGACGCTCGCCCAGCAGGACCTGGTCTCCGCCAATCTCTCGGACGTCGACCGGTACACCCTGCTCAACGACCAGATCGTCGCCGCGCGGGGCGAGGATTTCACACTCGACATCTCCGGTGTGGAGCGCCTGACGTGTACCTCGGCGTCGATCGCCCCCGAGGCCGCCTGCACCTCCGTGCAGCTGCATCTGCAGGTCACGCCCGGACGGTTCGCCGACGTGTGGAACGCCGCGCAGGCGGTGGCCGCCGTACAGGTCGCGGTCGGTGCCAACTCGCCGTTCCTCTTCGGCAGAGAGCTGTGGCGCGAGTCGAGGCCGCCCCTGTTCCAGCAGGCAACCGACACCCGCCCGCCCGAGCTCCAGGCGCAGGGCGTACGGCCGCGTACCTGGTTCGGCGAGCGATGGGTGGACTCGGCGTACGACCTCTTCGAGGAGAATCTGCGCTACTTCCCCGCCCTGCTGCCGATCTGCGACGACGAGGACCCGCTCCGGGTGATCGACGACGGCGGTGTGCCACGGCTCCAGGAACTCGTCCTGCACAACGGCACCGTCTACCGCTGGAACCGGCCGGTGTACGGAATCGACGAGGGTGTACCCCATCTGCGGGTGGAGAACCGGGTGCTGCCCGCCGGCCCCACGGTCACCGATGTGATCGCCAATACCGCCTTCTACTACGGGCTGGTGCGCGCGCTCGCCGAGGAGGCCCGGCCCGTGTGGACCCGGCTGCCCTTCGCCGCCGCCGCCGAGAACTTCGACACGGCGTGCCGTCACGGCATCGACGCCGAGCTCCGGTGGCCGCGCCCGGGCCGGGCCGGCGGCATCACGCAGGTGCCCGCCGTCAAGCTCGTGCGCGACGAACTGCTGCCGCTCGCCGCGGCCGGGCTCGACGCGTGGAACGTCGAGCCCGCCGACCGCGACTTCTATCTCGGTGTGATCGAGGAGCGGTGCAGGCGCCGGGTGAACGGAGCCTCCTGGCAGGCGGACACTTACCACCGGGCCCTGGAGGCCGGTCTGGAGAGGGACGCCGCCCTCGCGGCCACCACCCGCCGCTACTGCGAGCTGATGCATGAGGGCGAGCCGGTGCACACCTGGCCGGTCGGCTTCCCCGGTGCTCACTCCTGA
- the gcvP gene encoding aminomethyl-transferring glycine dehydrogenase, whose translation MTANRMSLSQLERGTPFEQRHIGPDAEAQAKMLAQVGYGSLDELTAAAVPDVIKNAEALNLPGARTEAEVLAELRTLADRNQVLAPMIGLGYYGTFTPPVILRNVMENPAWYTAYTPYQPEISQGRLEALLNFQTMVADLTGLPTSGASLLDEGTAAAEAMSLARRVGKVRNGVFLVDADTLPQTIAVIQTRAEPTGVEVVTADLSEGIPADIAERGVFGVLLQYPGASGAVRTIKPVIDQAHELGAIVTVAADLLALTLLTSPGELGADIAVGTTQRFGVPMGFGGPHAGFMAVRDTFARSLPGRLVGVSVDADGNKAYRLALQTREQHIRREKATSNICTAQVLLAVMAGMYAVYHGPDGLRSIAQRTHRYATLLAEGLRAGGVEVVHGTYFDTLTVRVPGKAAEVVAAAREGGVNLHLVDGDAVSIACDETTGRAQLSAVWSAFGVDGDIEALDAATEETLPQALLRTDEYLAHPVFHQHRSETAMLRYLRKLADRDYALDRGMIPLGSCTMKLNATTEMEPVTWPEFAAVHPFAPVEQAAGYLTLIRELEERLAEVTGYDAVSIQPNAGSQGELAGLLAVRAYHRAGGDDQRTICLIPSSAHGTNAASAVMAGMKVVVVKTADDGEVDIADLRAKIEQYRDELSVLMITYPSTHGVFEEHVADICALVHEAGGQVYVDGANLNALVGLAKPGTFGGDVSHLNLHKTFCIPHGGGGPGVGPVGVRAHLAPYLPNHPLQPTAGPETGVGPISAAPWGSAGILPISWAYVRLMGGEGLKRATQVAVLAANYIAKRLEPHYPVLYTGPAGLVAHECIVDLRPLSKATGVSVDDIAKRLIDYGFHAPTMSFPVAGTLMIEPTESEDLNEIDRFCETMIAIRGEIEKVASGEWPADDNPLRNAPHTAAALGGEWEHAYSRDEAVFPAGVSASDKYWPPVRRIDGAFGDRNLVCSCPPLDEYDN comes from the coding sequence ATGACCGCCAACCGCATGTCGCTCTCCCAGCTGGAGCGAGGCACCCCCTTCGAGCAGCGCCACATCGGGCCCGACGCCGAGGCCCAGGCCAAGATGCTCGCGCAGGTGGGCTATGGCTCGCTGGACGAGCTGACCGCCGCCGCGGTGCCTGATGTGATCAAGAACGCGGAGGCGCTGAACCTCCCGGGCGCGCGCACCGAGGCCGAGGTTCTCGCCGAGCTGCGCACGCTGGCCGACCGCAATCAGGTGCTGGCGCCGATGATCGGCCTCGGCTACTACGGCACGTTCACTCCGCCGGTCATCCTGCGCAATGTCATGGAGAACCCGGCCTGGTACACCGCGTACACGCCGTACCAGCCGGAGATCTCCCAGGGCAGGCTCGAGGCGCTGCTCAACTTCCAGACGATGGTGGCCGATCTGACCGGCCTGCCGACCTCCGGCGCCTCGCTGCTCGACGAGGGCACCGCCGCCGCCGAGGCCATGTCGCTCGCCCGCCGGGTCGGCAAGGTCAGGAACGGCGTGTTCCTGGTCGACGCCGACACCCTGCCGCAGACCATCGCGGTGATCCAGACCCGCGCCGAGCCGACCGGAGTCGAGGTCGTCACCGCCGACCTGAGCGAGGGCATCCCGGCCGACATCGCTGAGCGCGGTGTCTTCGGCGTGCTGCTGCAGTACCCGGGCGCCTCCGGTGCCGTACGGACCATCAAGCCCGTCATCGACCAGGCGCACGAGCTCGGCGCGATCGTCACCGTCGCAGCCGATCTGCTGGCGCTGACCCTGCTCACCTCGCCCGGCGAGCTGGGCGCCGACATCGCGGTGGGCACCACCCAGCGCTTCGGTGTCCCGATGGGCTTCGGCGGTCCGCACGCCGGCTTCATGGCCGTACGCGACACGTTCGCGCGCAGTCTGCCCGGCCGGCTCGTCGGTGTCTCCGTGGACGCGGACGGCAACAAGGCCTACCGGCTCGCGCTGCAGACCCGTGAGCAGCACATCCGCCGCGAAAAGGCCACCAGCAACATCTGCACCGCCCAGGTCCTGCTCGCCGTCATGGCGGGCATGTACGCGGTCTACCACGGTCCGGACGGCCTGCGCTCGATCGCCCAGCGCACCCACCGCTACGCGACGCTGCTCGCCGAGGGGCTGCGCGCCGGCGGTGTGGAGGTCGTGCACGGTACGTACTTCGACACACTGACCGTGCGGGTGCCCGGCAAGGCCGCCGAGGTCGTGGCCGCCGCCCGCGAGGGCGGGGTCAACCTCCACCTCGTCGACGGCGACGCGGTCTCCATCGCCTGCGACGAGACCACCGGGCGTGCGCAACTGTCCGCCGTCTGGTCGGCCTTCGGCGTCGACGGCGACATCGAGGCGCTCGACGCGGCCACTGAGGAAACGCTTCCCCAGGCCCTGCTGCGGACCGACGAGTACCTTGCGCACCCCGTCTTCCACCAGCACCGCTCAGAGACCGCGATGCTGCGCTACCTGCGCAAGCTCGCCGACCGTGACTACGCGCTGGACCGGGGCATGATCCCGCTCGGCTCCTGCACCATGAAGCTGAACGCGACCACCGAGATGGAGCCGGTGACCTGGCCGGAGTTCGCGGCGGTCCACCCCTTCGCCCCGGTCGAGCAGGCCGCCGGGTATCTCACGCTCATCCGCGAGCTGGAGGAGCGTCTCGCCGAGGTCACCGGCTACGACGCGGTGTCCATCCAGCCCAACGCCGGTTCGCAGGGCGAGCTCGCGGGCCTGCTCGCCGTACGCGCGTACCACCGTGCGGGCGGCGACGATCAGCGCACCATCTGCCTCATCCCGTCCTCCGCGCACGGCACCAACGCCGCCAGCGCCGTGATGGCCGGCATGAAGGTCGTCGTGGTGAAGACCGCCGACGACGGGGAGGTGGACATCGCGGACCTGCGCGCCAAGATCGAGCAGTACCGCGACGAGCTGTCCGTCCTCATGATCACGTACCCGTCGACGCACGGTGTGTTCGAGGAGCATGTCGCCGACATCTGCGCGTTGGTGCACGAGGCCGGCGGTCAGGTGTACGTCGACGGCGCCAACCTCAACGCCCTGGTGGGCCTCGCCAAGCCCGGCACGTTCGGCGGCGACGTCTCGCACCTGAACCTGCACAAGACCTTCTGCATCCCGCACGGCGGCGGAGGCCCCGGCGTCGGTCCGGTCGGTGTGCGGGCGCACCTCGCCCCGTACCTGCCGAACCACCCGCTCCAGCCGACCGCCGGCCCGGAGACGGGTGTCGGCCCGATCTCGGCCGCGCCGTGGGGCTCGGCGGGCATTCTGCCGATCTCGTGGGCGTACGTACGTCTCATGGGTGGCGAGGGCCTCAAGCGCGCGACCCAGGTCGCCGTGCTCGCGGCCAACTACATCGCCAAGCGCCTCGAGCCGCACTACCCGGTGCTCTACACGGGCCCGGCCGGGCTGGTGGCGCACGAGTGCATCGTGGACCTGCGGCCGCTGTCGAAGGCGACGGGCGTCAGCGTCGACGACATCGCCAAGCGGCTGATCGACTACGGCTTCCACGCGCCGACGATGTCCTTCCCGGTGGCCGGCACGCTGATGATCGAGCCCACCGAGAGCGAGGACCTGAACGAGATCGACCGCTTCTGCGAGACGATGATCGCGATCCGCGGGGAGATCGAGAAGGTCGCGTCGGGCGAGTGGCCCGCCGACGACAACCCGCTGCGCAACGCCCCGCACACGGCGGCCGCGCTCGGCGGGGAGTGGGAGCACGCCTACAGCAGGGACGAGGCGGTCTTCCCGGCCGGTGTGAGCGCCTCGGACAAGTACTGGCCGCCGGTGCGCAGGATCGACGGCGCGTTCGGCGACCGTAACCTCGTCTGCTCCTGCCCGCCGCTGGACGAGTACGACAACTGA
- a CDS encoding DUF5999 family protein, producing the protein MCQHQPLCPTSDSADREAARLVAHHPEQGWSLLCNGVLLFEDTGELLPDGQIIAPHRPRETGQVMTAA; encoded by the coding sequence ATGTGCCAGCACCAGCCACTCTGCCCGACCTCCGACTCAGCCGACCGGGAAGCGGCACGTCTCGTGGCGCACCACCCGGAGCAGGGCTGGAGCCTGCTGTGCAACGGCGTCCTGCTCTTCGAGGACACCGGTGAGCTCCTGCCTGACGGGCAGATCATCGCTCCGCACCGCCCGCGCGAGACCGGGCAGGTGATGACGGCCGCCTGA